The proteins below come from a single Tenuifilum thalassicum genomic window:
- the nqrC gene encoding NADH:ubiquinone reductase (Na(+)-transporting) subunit C, with translation MSLLNKIKSMDRNSNLYTFLYASGMVIVVAMLLAIASTALKPAQNKNIETEKKIDILRSIGKTDGIDEAKNKHKFVAEAFQKYIPEQLVVNINGDTIKGLEAFNIDMKVELSKPLEQRNLPLYVAKLDDGSIKYIIPLRGRGLWGPIWGYLALNSDLKTIYGATFAHQGETPGLGAEIATPEFQKQFRGKTIFEGDSILTFTSVKVVKGGASPDDTHGVDAISGGTITSKGLEKMLSDCLEPYQNYFEKIHKSL, from the coding sequence ATGAGTTTACTTAATAAGATAAAAAGCATGGACCGCAACAGCAATTTGTATACATTTCTTTATGCGTCGGGAATGGTTATAGTGGTTGCCATGCTCTTGGCAATTGCGTCCACAGCGCTTAAGCCTGCACAGAATAAAAATATTGAGACTGAGAAGAAAATCGACATATTGCGTTCAATTGGAAAAACCGACGGAATTGACGAGGCAAAAAATAAGCATAAGTTTGTTGCTGAAGCATTCCAAAAGTATATCCCTGAACAGCTAGTTGTCAATATTAATGGCGATACCATTAAAGGACTTGAAGCCTTTAATATCGATATGAAAGTTGAGCTTTCTAAGCCTCTTGAACAGAGAAATTTACCACTCTACGTAGCTAAGCTCGACGATGGAAGCATTAAATATATAATTCCGCTTCGCGGACGTGGACTATGGGGGCCCATTTGGGGGTACCTTGCATTAAATAGCGATTTAAAGACCATTTATGGTGCTACATTTGCACATCAGGGTGAAACACCTGGTCTTGGAGCCGAGATAGCTACACCTGAATTTCAAAAGCAATTCAGGGGTAAAACAATCTTTGAAGGCGATAGCATTCTTACTTTTACATCGGTTAAGGTAGTTAAAGGTGGAGCGTCACCCGACGACACACATGGAGTTGATGCCATTTCTGGTGGAACTATTACCAGTAAAGGGCTCGAGAAAATGCTCTCAGATTGCCTTGAACCATACCAAAACTATTTTGAGAAAATACATAAATCATTATAA
- a CDS encoding NADH:ubiquinone reductase (Na(+)-transporting) subunit D, with product MSEIKEKEPLFSAKNLKLLTEPIDSKNPVTVLVLGICSALAVTVKLKPAIVMAISVIVVTAFSNLIISLIRKSIPNRIRIIVQLVVIASLVILVDQILKAYVYDVSKQLSVFVGLIITNCIIMGRLEAFALGNKPWPSFLDGIGNGLGYGLILVIVAFFRELLGSGTILGLRVIPLEWYVKNGGFYENNGMMILPPMALITVGIIIWIQRSRNRKLIEE from the coding sequence ATGAGTGAAATTAAGGAAAAAGAACCCTTGTTTTCGGCTAAAAACCTGAAACTGCTTACTGAGCCAATAGATTCAAAAAATCCTGTAACCGTATTGGTGTTGGGGATTTGCTCGGCATTGGCAGTCACGGTTAAGTTGAAACCTGCGATTGTTATGGCTATATCAGTTATAGTTGTAACTGCATTCTCAAATCTAATCATATCGTTAATTCGCAAATCAATTCCTAATCGTATTCGAATTATTGTTCAGCTAGTTGTAATTGCATCCCTTGTTATTCTTGTTGACCAAATACTCAAGGCCTATGTATATGATGTGAGCAAGCAACTATCGGTGTTTGTAGGATTGATTATAACCAACTGTATAATCATGGGTCGGCTTGAGGCTTTTGCACTTGGCAATAAACCATGGCCATCATTTCTCGATGGTATTGGAAATGGTTTAGGCTATGGCCTTATTTTGGTAATTGTGGCATTTTTCCGTGAGCTTTTAGGCTCTGGAACCATTTTAGGATTACGTGTTATTCCTTTAGAGTGGTACGTTAAGAATGGTGGCTTTTACGAGAACAATGGTATGATGATTCTCCCACCCATGGCACTTATAACTGTTGGAATCATAATTTGGATACAACGTAGTAGAAACCGTAAACTCATTGAGGAGTAA
- the nqrE gene encoding NADH:ubiquinone reductase (Na(+)-transporting) subunit E produces MEHLINIFVKSIFIDNMVFAYFLGMCSYLAVSKTVKTSVGLGFAVIFVMAITVPVNYLMNKYLLLPGALKWLDPEFASLDLSFLSFIMFIAVIASMVQLVEMIVEKFSPSLYSSLGIFLPLIAVNCAILGGSLFMQEREYKTLAEATVFGVGSGVGWFLAIVSIAAIRERLKYSDIPKPLRGLGIAFILTGLMGIAFMTFMGIKL; encoded by the coding sequence ATGGAACATCTTATAAACATATTTGTAAAATCGATATTTATCGATAACATGGTTTTCGCTTACTTCCTTGGTATGTGCTCGTACCTTGCAGTATCGAAAACAGTTAAAACATCGGTTGGGCTTGGGTTTGCAGTTATCTTTGTAATGGCAATAACAGTTCCCGTAAATTACCTAATGAACAAGTATCTACTTCTTCCTGGTGCTCTAAAGTGGCTGGATCCAGAGTTTGCTTCGCTTGACCTTAGCTTTCTTTCTTTTATCATGTTCATTGCAGTTATCGCATCGATGGTGCAGCTGGTTGAGATGATAGTTGAGAAATTTTCTCCATCACTATACAGCTCTCTTGGAATTTTCCTTCCACTTATTGCTGTTAACTGTGCCATTCTTGGCGGATCACTGTTTATGCAGGAAAGGGAATATAAAACGCTTGCCGAGGCTACTGTTTTTGGTGTAGGTTCTGGCGTTGGTTGGTTCCTAGCCATTGTTAGTATAGCTGCTATTAGAGAGCGATTGAAATATTCTGATATCCCAAAACCATTACGTGGTTTAGGTATTGCTTTTATCCTTACCGGACTAATGGGTATAGCATTTATGACCTTTATGGGCATCAAGTTGTAG
- the nqrF gene encoding NADH:ubiquinone reductase (Na(+)-transporting) subunit F, with protein sequence MILLFGNGTIILTAIAVFLFIILLLVSVLLYAKKKLTPQGKVKMVINDERTIETEPGGTILSTLSNNGVFLPSACGGGGTCGMCKCRVIEGGGTILPTEVGFFTRKQQNDKWRLGCQVKIREDIKIEVPEEVLGIKKWECEVISNKNVATFIKEFVVKLPEGEKLNFRSGGYIQIDVPKLEVDFAKDIFVEPEFRDEWDKWKMWDLKMKNTEETFRAYSMANHPAEDNIIMLNVRIATPPWDREKNAFMNVNPGVCSSYIFSRKPGDKVMISGPYGEFFIKDTDNEMMFIGGGAGMAPMRSHIFDQFLTKKTTRKATFWYGARSKREIFYEEHFRKIEEEFPNFKFTIALSEPKPEDNWTGYVGFIHQVIYDNYLSKHEAPEDIEYYLCGPPAMNDAVQKMLYDLGVPEEMIAFDDFGG encoded by the coding sequence ATGATATTACTATTTGGAAACGGAACCATCATATTAACCGCTATAGCAGTCTTCTTATTTATTATACTTTTGCTTGTGTCGGTTTTGCTATACGCAAAAAAGAAGCTAACCCCACAGGGTAAAGTAAAGATGGTTATCAATGATGAACGAACCATAGAGACAGAACCAGGTGGTACCATACTTTCAACCCTATCTAATAATGGAGTTTTCTTACCTTCTGCCTGTGGTGGCGGGGGAACTTGTGGAATGTGTAAGTGTAGAGTGATTGAAGGGGGGGGAACAATACTTCCAACCGAGGTTGGTTTCTTTACCCGCAAGCAGCAAAATGATAAGTGGCGTTTAGGATGTCAGGTGAAAATCCGTGAGGATATAAAAATTGAAGTACCCGAAGAAGTTCTTGGTATCAAGAAGTGGGAATGCGAGGTCATTTCAAATAAAAATGTGGCTACATTTATTAAGGAGTTTGTGGTTAAGCTACCTGAGGGCGAAAAGTTGAACTTCCGTTCTGGTGGATACATCCAAATTGATGTGCCTAAGTTAGAGGTAGACTTTGCAAAGGATATTTTTGTTGAGCCCGAGTTTCGCGATGAATGGGATAAATGGAAGATGTGGGATTTGAAGATGAAGAATACCGAGGAGACATTTAGGGCCTATTCTATGGCAAACCACCCAGCTGAGGATAACATTATCATGTTGAATGTACGTATTGCTACCCCGCCATGGGATAGAGAAAAAAATGCGTTCATGAATGTTAATCCAGGCGTATGCTCCAGCTACATCTTCTCTCGCAAGCCAGGTGATAAGGTTATGATTTCGGGCCCTTACGGTGAATTCTTCATCAAGGATACCGATAATGAGATGATGTTTATTGGTGGTGGGGCAGGAATGGCGCCTATGCGCTCACATATATTCGACCAGTTCCTAACAAAAAAGACTACCCGTAAGGCTACTTTCTGGTATGGTGCCCGATCAAAACGTGAAATTTTCTACGAGGAGCATTTCCGCAAGATTGAGGAGGAGTTCCCTAACTTCAAGTTTACCATAGCTCTTTCCGAGCCTAAACCTGAGGATAACTGGACAGGTTATGTTGGCTTCATTCACCAGGTTATTTACGATAACTATCTATCAAAGCATGAAGCTCCTGAGGATATCGAATACTACCTTTGCGGACCTCCTGCTATGAATGACGCAGTCCAAAAAATGCTTTACGATCTAGGAGTACCTGAAGAGATGATTGCATTTGACGATTTTGGTGGATAA